The following are from one region of the Spirochaetae bacterium HGW-Spirochaetae-1 genome:
- a CDS encoding 3-oxo-5-alpha-steroid 4-dehydrogenase — protein MTAQHFSIFLIIITIVAVIVFITLFFIPAPYGRHAKKGWGPLVPGRIGWILMEAPASLLFFFYFIAGDRITEPIMIIFLIIWQSHYLHRAFVYPFSLKKAASMPFSIILFGIMFNIINTYIQGQWLFHFSPLENYQTAWFTDIRFIMGVLLFYCGYAINKHADHVLTNLRKPGETGYKIPRGGLYQFISCPNYFGEILTWIGWALATWSLAGAVFAIWTIANLAPRAISNHRWYRDQFPDYPQNRKALIPFIL, from the coding sequence ATGACCGCCCAACACTTTTCTATCTTTCTAATAATTATAACCATAGTTGCCGTAATCGTCTTCATTACACTGTTTTTTATTCCAGCACCATATGGGAGACACGCTAAAAAAGGCTGGGGTCCTCTTGTCCCGGGACGGATAGGGTGGATACTCATGGAGGCACCGGCATCTTTATTGTTTTTTTTCTATTTCATAGCCGGAGACCGAATAACAGAGCCGATTATGATTATTTTCCTGATAATCTGGCAGAGTCATTACCTGCACAGGGCTTTCGTGTATCCCTTCAGCCTGAAAAAGGCCGCTTCCATGCCTTTCTCCATAATACTTTTCGGCATCATGTTTAATATCATCAATACCTATATTCAGGGTCAATGGCTTTTTCATTTCTCACCCCTGGAAAACTATCAAACTGCATGGTTTACCGATATCCGATTCATCATGGGAGTCCTGCTTTTTTATTGCGGGTATGCAATAAATAAACATGCTGATCATGTTTTAACGAATCTGCGCAAACCTGGTGAAACAGGATATAAAATACCCCGGGGCGGACTCTATCAATTTATTTCATGTCCCAATTATTTCGGTGAAATACTAACCTGGATCGGATGGGCCCTGGCCACCTGGTCGCTTGCCGGCGCCGTTTTTGCCATATGGACCATTGCCAACCTGGCGCCGCGAGCCATAAGCAATCATCGCTGGTACAGGGATCAGTTTCCCGACTATCCTCAGAACCGGAAGGCTCTCATACCATTCATTCTGTAA
- a CDS encoding peptidylprolyl isomerase A, translating to MKKYCLIILMLILGASSCKKENTRILIETSMGDITVELFTNDAPGTVKNFLSYVDRGFYDGTIFHRVIENFMVQGGGLTSEMMEKETGAPIKNEADNGLSNKRGTLAMARTHEINSATSQFFINVADNPFLDHGKRDFGYCVFGRVIGGMDVVDAIRMTPVQTVGFHQNVPVEHITIISIKRIDKK from the coding sequence ATGAAAAAGTATTGTTTAATCATCCTGATGTTGATCCTCGGAGCTTCTTCGTGCAAAAAGGAAAATACCAGAATCCTCATAGAAACCTCCATGGGTGATATTACCGTAGAGCTTTTTACAAACGATGCGCCCGGTACCGTGAAAAATTTTCTTTCCTATGTAGACCGGGGGTTTTATGACGGAACCATTTTTCACCGTGTCATTGAAAATTTCATGGTCCAGGGCGGAGGGTTGACTTCAGAAATGATGGAAAAGGAAACAGGTGCCCCTATCAAAAATGAAGCAGACAATGGCCTGTCAAATAAAAGAGGTACACTTGCCATGGCAAGAACCCATGAGATTAACAGTGCCACATCCCAATTTTTTATTAATGTGGCTGATAACCCTTTCCTTGATCATGGCAAGCGTGATTTCGGTTATTGCGTTTTCGGCAGAGTTATCGGCGGAATGGATGTTGTAGACGCCATCCGTATGACACCGGTCCAGACCGTAGGATTTCATCAGAATGTTCCCGTTGAACACATAACCATTATCAGTATTAAAAGAATAGATAAAAAATAA